CTTCCCGCCGTTCAAAACGCATCGACGCCAACTCACGTAAGCCCAGATAGCCCTGTTCACCGGGATAGTTCACAAGATCCCCGCCTAACTTACGCAGCGCTTTTTCACTAGCTTCAATTAAGCTCTCCGTTGGAAATGTAAACGGGTCGGGGCGTCCACCTGTAAAAGCAAAGTCTTTTTCCATAATATTCTCCTCCAAAACCGGTCGCCGGATTTCCGGCTGGAAACATATGATATATTCCTACACACTAAAGTTGTTGTGTTGTTCCAGCACTTATGGAACGATGAACCACGATGCTGTAGGGTCCGATGGAACATCATGGTACAACATCAAAACAATTATAGCGTATTTCCAGTAGAAATACAAGTTTTTAGAGGAGATATGGTAAACGATCTACAAGACCACCGAGACGGCTCGACCGATCATCAGAATGATACAACGGAATGGGAAAATAGCGGGTTGACGACAAGACTAGATAATTCACACAATTCATCCAAATAGAAAGCCCCAGTATTAGCCGACAAGCTGTGCTGATACCGGGGCTTTTTTAGGCTGCAATACGTCGTTTTTTTTGGCAAGTCAGTTAAGCCACCTTCTATCCCTCCTCCGGATTAATCAGGTTGTTCGCGGCATGAACGGGCCGGAAGAGGGTGCGACGCTTTGGTGGCATTGATTCTAGGAGTGTCGGGTGCGGATCCCAATCGTGCCATTTGGTGTCAACTGTGTTGTAACAGCTAAAGATAGCGAGCCGGTCATTTTCTGTGTTTGTCCACGCCGAGCTGCTATGAGTAATAGCTTCGGTGAAGAACATCAAAGAGCCAGCAGGACAGGAATAGGTGTCCCAGAGAGGTGAGCCGGGGTCCTGAATGCTTGGAGGTGCGGTGTATACTGCCTTATGGCTCGCAGTAACGAACAGTGTACCACCCTGTCCTTTCTTCACCGGATTGAACTCCCAAACCACGCGGGTTAGACCGCTGTGCGCCCTACCGGGTACGCAGTGGTAGAAATGTGAATCGCCCGGA
Above is a genomic segment from Candidatus Poribacteria bacterium containing:
- a CDS encoding PLP-dependent aminotransferase family protein, with translation MEKDFAFTGGRPDPFTFPTESLIEASEKALRKLGGDLVNYPGEQGYLGLRELASMRFERRE